Proteins found in one Oryza glaberrima chromosome 4, OglaRS2, whole genome shotgun sequence genomic segment:
- the LOC127772029 gene encoding tyrosine N-monooxygenase-like has translation MHKNNDTIMPSQLIAQNDHAYVLTFLMSIAMAILLLVALFYRIKKQAAAMAVKRKQQPNLPPGLGTMPVVGNMHQMLMNKPVFRWIHRLLDEMDTEILCLRFGRVHVIAVASPEMAREVLRKNDAVLASRPSSFASRAFSFGYKNTIMSPAGDQWRKMRRVLASEILSPAMERRMLGRRVEEADHLVNYVYSNCNNGTVDVRHVTRYFCGNIIRKLVFGRRHFDSGDGNVGPGRDEEPHIDKLFTALDYHGAFSVSDYFPTLVGLDLDGHEEVVNGLMDTFSRLHDPIIMERMEEWKSLRRNGDKRREVADFLDVLISLEDAQGKPLLSLDEIKAETLEIILATVDNPSNAVEWALAEMVNNPKVMKKAVDELDIVVGRERLVEESDVHNLTYLKACIREAFRLHPYHPFNPPHVAIADTTVAGYMIPKGSHVMLSRIGIGRNPRAWNKPLEFRPERHLKSTGTVVLAEPELRFVSFSAGRRGCPAVSLGTSITMMLFARLLQGFSWSIPPGGDRIELQESAISLQLSKPLFMQEKPRLLLHLYKADILN, from the exons ATGCACAAGAACAACGATACCATCATGCCATCACAACTCATAGCCCAAAATGACCATGCATATGTCCTCACCTTTCTGATGTCAATAGCCATGGCCATCCTCTTGCTCGTTGCGTTGTTCTATCGGATCAAGAAGCAGGCAGCTGCCATGGCGGTCAAGAGGAAGCAACAACCCAACCTACCACCCGGGCTAGGTACCATGCCGGTGGTTGGCAACATGCACCAAATGCTGATGAACAAGCCGGTGTTCAGGTGGATCCACCGCCTGCTCGACGAGATGGACACCGAGATCCTGTGCCTCCGTTTCGGCCGCGTCCACGTgatcgccgtcgcctcgccggagATGGCCCGGGAGGTCCTGCGCAAGAACGACGCCGTGCTCGCCTCCCGGCCATCGTCGTTCGCGTCGCGGGCGTTCAGCTTCGGGTACAAGAACACCATCATGTCGCCGGCCGGTGACCAGTGGAGGAAGATGAGGCGGGTGCTCGCCTCGGAGATCCTCTCGCCGGCCATGGAGCGGCGGATGCTCGGCCGGCGCGTCGAGGAGGCAGACCACCTTGTCAATTACGTCTACAGTAACTGTAATAATGGCACTGTAGATGTCCGGCACGTAACGAGATACTTCTGTGGCAACATCATCAGGAAGCTGGTGTTTGGTCGGAGACACTTCGACTCCGGCGATGGCAATGTCGGTCCTGGCCGTGATGAGGAGCCTCACATCGACAAGCTCTTCACGGCGCTGGACTACCACGGCGCCTTCTCCGTCTCCGACTACTTCCCAACACTGGTTGGGCTTGACTTGGATGGCCATGAGGAGGTTGTCAATGGCCTGATGGACACATTCAGTCGGCTGCATGATCCTATCATAATGGAAAGGATGGAAGAATGGAAATCTCTCAGGAGAAATGGTGATAAGAGGAGAGAAGTTGCCGATTTTCTGGACGTGTTGATCTCCTTGGAGGATGCACAAGGGAAACCGTTGTTGTCACTAGATGAGATCAAGGCAGAAACACTG GAAATAATCCTTGCTACCGTGGACAACCCATCAAATGCTGTAGAGTGGGCACTGGCAGAGATGGTGAACAATCCAAAGGTCATGAAGAAAGCAGTGGATGAACTCGATATAGTTGTTGGTAGAGAAAGGCTTGTTGAGGAATCCGACGTTCATAACCTCACATACCTCAAGGCATGTATCCGGGAGGCGTTCCGCCTCCACCCCTACCACCCATTCAACCCACCCCATGTTGCCATCGCAGACACCACCGTCGCCGGATACATGATCCCAAAGGGTAGCCATGTCATGTTAAGCCGAATTGGGATCGGTCGAAACCCTAGAGCATGGAATAAACCACTCGAATTCCGACCAGAGCGACATCTGAAAAGTACTGGTACTGTGGTGCTAGCTGAGCCAGAGTTACGTTTTGTATCGTTTAGTGCTGGTAGGCGTGGCTGTCCTGCCGTGTCACTTGGAACTTCAATTACAATGATGCTATTTGCAAGGCTTCTGCAAGGGTTCAGTTGGAGCATACCACCAGGTGGTGACAGGATTGAGCTTCAAGAGTCAGCTATAAGCCTGCAATTGTCTAAACCATTATTTATGCAAGAAAAACCACGATTACTACTCCATCTATATAAGGCAGATATATTAAATTAG
- the LOC127772043 gene encoding uncharacterized protein LOC127772043, with the protein MAPSKSILVVVFALFAVAASLPPSAAARDAQVFKPTVAVDVVNQEQQQQQQPAVNAIADVSQPSTSLVGLPGLPPLPPLPTIQIPGLPPLPQLPTIQIPGLPPLQPLPTIQIPGLPPLQPLPAIQIPGLPPLPQLPAIQIPGLPPLQPLPTIQIPGLPPLPQLPTIQIPGLPPLPPLPSIPITPGSPGAQIPINSQSALATTSTTPQVITECLSSLMQLMPCMEYLTKDDEPAPPSICCDGFKSLVEKAPICLCHGINGDISKFMPAPIDFARMMSLPATCGVAPPVEALTKCFTGPVPPLMPARS; encoded by the exons ATGGCGCCTTCAAAGagcatcctcgtcgtcgtcttcgccctcttcgccgtcgccgcctcgctgccACCGTCGGCGGCCGCCAGGGACGCCCAGGTGTTCAAGCCCACCGTCGCTGTCGATGTCGTGAATCAggaacaacaacagcagcaacaaCCTGCAGTGAACGCCATTGCCGACGTCAGCCAGCCATCTACATCTCTGGTTGGATTGCCAGGGCTCCCGCCATTGCCACCGCTTCCGACCATCCAAATCCCGGGGCTCCCGCCATTGCCACAACTTCCGACGATCCAAATCCCAGGGCTCCCGCCATTGCAACCACTTCCGACGATCCAAATCCCAGGGCTCCCGCCATTGCAACCACTTCCAGCAATCCAAATCCCGGGGCTCCCGCCATTGCCACAACTTCCAGCAATCCAAATCCCAGGGCTCCCGCCATTGCAACCACTTCCGACGATCCAAATTCCAGGGCTCCCGCCATTGCCACAACTTCCGACGATACAGATCCCAGGGCTTCCGCCATTGCCACCGCTGCCATCAATTCCTATCACTCCAGGATCACCAGGAGCACAAATCCCCATCAACTCCCAGAGTGCATTGGCAACGACGTCTACCACACCACAGGTGATCACAGAGTGCTTGTCGTCGCTGATGCAGCTGATGCCATGCATGGAGTATCTGACCAAGGATGACGAGCCGGCTCCCCCGAGTATCTGCTGCGACGGCTTCAAGTCGCTTGTGGAGAAGGCGCCCATCTGCCTCTGCCATGGCATCAATGGCGACATCAGCAAGTTCATGCCGGCGCCGATCGATTTCGCACGGATGATGTCTCTTCCGGCCACCTGCGGCGTCGCCCCGCCTGTCGAGGCTCTGACCAAGTGCTTCA CGGGACCAGTGCCGCCGTTGATGCCTGCTCGATCCTAA